Proteins encoded by one window of Ulvibacter sp. MAR_2010_11:
- a CDS encoding SDR family oxidoreductase, producing the protein MTKPKKFPEQHQNPPGKESKMNPEPEIIRKNYKGSDKLKGKVALITGGDSGIGRSVAVHFAREGADIAIVYLSEDADAKKTKQLVEKEKRKCLLLSGDVSEENFCKQTVQKCVKELGRLDILVNNAAVQFPKNSIDEIDKSQLQKTFETNIYPFFYMVKAALKHLKKGSCIINTSSVTAYRGSEHLLDYSSTKGAIVSFTRSLSQMLAEKKIRVNGVAPGPIWTPLIPSTFNKISDFGQDTPLGRAGQPSEVAPAYVFLASEDSSYITGQFIHVNGGEMING; encoded by the coding sequence ATGACAAAGCCGAAAAAATTTCCCGAGCAGCATCAGAACCCTCCGGGAAAAGAGTCTAAAATGAATCCGGAGCCCGAGATTATCCGAAAAAATTACAAAGGAAGTGATAAACTAAAGGGCAAAGTTGCCCTTATTACCGGTGGTGATAGTGGAATAGGAAGAAGTGTAGCTGTGCATTTTGCAAGAGAAGGTGCAGATATTGCGATTGTGTATCTTTCGGAAGATGCCGATGCTAAAAAGACTAAACAACTAGTAGAAAAGGAGAAGAGAAAATGCTTACTTCTTTCCGGGGATGTTTCCGAAGAAAACTTCTGTAAGCAAACTGTTCAAAAATGTGTAAAAGAATTGGGCAGGCTGGATATATTGGTAAACAATGCAGCAGTTCAGTTTCCGAAAAATTCGATTGACGAAATCGACAAGTCACAATTGCAAAAGACATTTGAAACCAATATCTATCCCTTTTTCTATATGGTGAAAGCGGCTCTAAAACATCTTAAAAAAGGCAGTTGTATTATAAATACATCTTCAGTTACGGCTTATAGGGGAAGTGAGCATTTGTTGGATTATTCCAGTACCAAAGGTGCGATTGTGAGTTTTACACGTTCCTTATCACAAATGCTTGCCGAAAAGAAAATTAGAGTAAACGGCGTTGCCCCCGGCCCCATCTGGACACCTCTTATTCCTTCAACATTTAATAAGATAAGTGATTTTGGGCAGGATACTCCCTTGGGGCGCGCAGGGCAGCCGAGTGAGGTTGCACCGGCCTATGTATTTCTCGCATCGGAGGACAGCAGTTATATTACCGGACAATTTATACATGTGAATGGTGGTGAGATGATCAATGGATAA
- a CDS encoding DoxX family protein, whose protein sequence is MGRIKTLNKWANKHSYYPIDFIRIALGIFLFYKGVYFMSNLPVLIDLFEPFESLAGDVLLVHYIAPAHFVGGVLIAVGLLTRWAIIAQLPILVGAVLINFIGEMNTFNLFLSTLVLLLSIFFLFFGSGKHSIDKYLKMQK, encoded by the coding sequence ATGGGACGTATTAAGACCTTAAATAAATGGGCGAACAAGCACAGCTACTACCCCATCGATTTCATTCGTATTGCCTTGGGAATCTTTTTGTTTTACAAAGGCGTCTATTTTATGTCTAATTTACCTGTGTTAATCGATTTGTTCGAGCCTTTTGAAAGTCTGGCAGGTGACGTTCTTTTGGTGCATTATATCGCCCCTGCACATTTTGTGGGAGGTGTTTTAATTGCCGTCGGGCTCTTAACCCGTTGGGCGATAATAGCACAGTTACCCATTTTGGTGGGTGCCGTACTTATTAATTTTATTGGCGAGATGAACACTTTTAACCTGTTTTTATCGACCCTTGTTTTACTGCTTAGTATTTTCTTTTTATTCTTCGGCTCGGGAAAACATTCTATCGACAAGTATTTAAAGATGCAGAAATAG
- a CDS encoding M24 family metallopeptidase: MKSILLLSLLFTISVSAQILSERDRAVLKDEILADRFDNLLPQLMDASEIEMWVVISREYNEDPVMRTMLPAEWLNARRRTILVFYRNKTDNTIEKLAVARYDVGENITSAWDKEKQPDQWERLVEIITERNPNTIGINVSEHFAIADGLVKTDYDELMEALPAALENKVVSAEKLAIAWIETRTAKEMELYNTLVAVTHAIIDEAFSEKVITPGVTTTEDVVWWMRQKVTNMGLETWFHPTIDIQRDNEALKSHIESFSKSKPEDVILRGDLLHCDFGITYIGLNTDCQQHAYVLKEDETEVPQFLSEAFAKGNRVQDIFTANFETGKTGNQIFLKSLNEARAEGLVPSIYTHPLGVYGHSAGTTLGMWDSQDGVPFTGDYPLHINTVYAIELNTTVTIPQWKKDIRIMLEEAGFYGSNGFRYVNKRQTAIKPIKTK; encoded by the coding sequence ATGAAATCCATCCTGCTTTTAAGTCTGTTGTTCACCATATCTGTATCTGCCCAAATCCTTTCTGAAAGAGATCGTGCTGTTTTGAAAGATGAAATTCTGGCCGATCGATTCGATAATTTATTACCACAATTGATGGATGCTTCCGAAATTGAAATGTGGGTGGTTATTTCCCGCGAATACAACGAAGATCCCGTGATGCGCACCATGCTTCCGGCCGAATGGCTCAATGCACGACGCAGAACCATCTTGGTTTTTTATAGAAACAAGACCGATAATACTATCGAAAAATTAGCAGTGGCCCGCTATGATGTGGGGGAGAATATTACATCGGCTTGGGACAAGGAAAAACAACCCGATCAATGGGAGCGTTTGGTGGAAATTATCACAGAACGCAACCCCAATACAATAGGAATTAACGTTTCTGAACATTTTGCAATTGCCGACGGCTTGGTAAAAACCGACTACGACGAATTGATGGAAGCCTTACCCGCAGCGTTGGAAAATAAGGTAGTCTCGGCCGAAAAGCTTGCAATTGCATGGATCGAAACCCGTACCGCCAAAGAAATGGAGCTGTACAATACGCTGGTTGCCGTGACACATGCCATTATCGATGAGGCTTTTTCGGAAAAAGTAATTACTCCCGGTGTGACAACCACCGAAGATGTGGTATGGTGGATGCGACAAAAAGTAACAAATATGGGGCTGGAAACCTGGTTTCATCCAACTATCGATATTCAGCGGGATAACGAGGCGCTAAAAAGTCATATAGAGTCCTTTAGCAAATCCAAACCCGAAGACGTTATTCTACGTGGAGATTTGTTGCACTGTGATTTCGGAATAACCTACATCGGATTGAATACAGATTGTCAGCAACATGCTTATGTTTTAAAGGAAGACGAAACGGAAGTACCTCAATTTCTTTCCGAAGCCTTTGCAAAGGGAAACCGGGTTCAGGATATTTTTACGGCAAACTTTGAAACTGGAAAAACAGGAAACCAAATTTTCCTGAAATCGCTTAATGAAGCCAGAGCTGAAGGCTTGGTTCCTTCCATCTACACACATCCTTTGGGTGTTTACGGGCATAGCGCCGGAACGACTTTGGGTATGTGGGATTCTCAAGACGGCGTACCTTTTACAGGAGATTATCCACTACATATAAACACGGTTTATGCCATTGAGTTAAACACAACTGTAACAATTCCTCAATGGAAAAAAGACATCCGAATTATGCTGGAAGAAGCCGGATTTTATGGTTCGAACGGATTTCGATATGTAAATAAACGACAAACAGCGATCAAACCAATAAAAACAAAATAG